A DNA window from Castanea sativa cultivar Marrone di Chiusa Pesio chromosome 7, ASM4071231v1 contains the following coding sequences:
- the LOC142643802 gene encoding putative polyamine transporter At3g19553, protein MHNPVDQVVLNLLVVLSSVLSLSLSLSLSLSLWMGEEGMVSDDNNNAVKNNPKLTVLPLIALIFYEVSGGPFGVEDSVKAGGGPLLSLLGFLIFPLIWSIPEALVTAELSTSFPENGGYVIWISSAFGPFWGFQEGFWKWFSGVMDNALYPVLFLDYLKHSFPIFNQLAARIPALLGITISLTYLNYRGLHIVGFSAVTLAAFSLCPFVVMGILSIPRIRPKQWLVVDFKNLDWRGYFNSMFWNLNYWDKASTLAGEVENPSKTFPKALFGAVVLVVLSYLIPLLAGTGATNSAPSEWSDGYFAEVGMLIGGYWLKWWIQVAAAMSNMGLFEAEMSGDAFQLLGMSEMGMLPAIFASRSKYGTPTISILCSATGVIFLSWMSFQEILEFLNFLYAIGMLLEFAAFIKLRMKKPDLHRPYKVPLGTFGVTMLCLPPALMLVLVMCLASLKTFLVSGAVIIIGFLLYPTLVHAKDRKWTQFDAEQPPLPINNSMEDHLDESHSQLHQEVQDEASVGLLSKLSTTTTKQESSEIFLEEDLKSD, encoded by the exons ATGCATAACCCAGTTGACCAAGTCGTGTTAAACTTGTTGGTGGTTTTAAGTTCTGTTCTCTCTctgtccctctctctctctctctctctctctctgtggatGGGTGAAGAGGGAATGGTCAGTGATGACAACAATAATGCTGTGAAAAACAATCCAAAACTTACAGTGCTGCCTCTTATAGCTCTAATTTTCTATGAGGTTTCTGGGGGTCCTTTTGGAGTAGAGGATTCAGTCAAGGCTGGAGGAGGCCCTCTTTTGTCTTTGCTTGGTTTCTTAATATTCCCTTTAATTTGGAGCATTCCTGAAGCTTTAGTGACAGCTGAGCTTTCCACAAGCTTCCCTGAAAATGGTGGATATGTTATTTGGATATCATCAGCTTTTGGGCCTTTCTGGGGGTTCCAAGAGGGATTTTGGAAATGGTTTAGTGGGGTTATGGACAATGCTCTTTACCCAGTTTTGTTCCTCGATTACTTGAAGCATTCATTTCCAATCTTCAACCAATTGGCTGCAAGAATTCCAGCTCTATTAGGAATTACAATTTCATTGACTTATCTGAATTATAGAGGCCTGCACATTGTTGGGTTTTCTGCAGTTACCCTTGCAGCTTTCTCTCTTTGCCCATTTGTGGTGATGGGTATTCTTTCAATTCCCCGAATAAGGCCTAAGCAGTGGCTAGTTGTAGATTTTAAAAACTTGGATTGGAGGGGATACTTCAATAGTATGTTTTGGAATTTGAATTATTGGGATAAGGCAAGTACTCTTGCAGGTGAGGTTGAAAATCCGAGCAAGACGTTTCCAAAGGCGCTTTTTGGGGCTGTGGTTTTGGTGGTTTTATCGTATTTGATTCCACTACTTGCAGGAACAGGTGCTACAAATTCTGCACCTAGTGAGTGGAGTGATGGTTATTTTGCAGAAGTTGGGATGTTGATAGGTGGCTACTGGCTCAAGTGGTGGATACAAGTAGCTGCTGCAATGTCTAACATGGGCTTGTTTGAAGCAGAAATGAGTGGTGATGCCTTCCAACTTCTTGGGATGAGCGAGATGGGAATGCTTCCAGCTATATTTGCTTCAAG ATCAAAGTATGGGACGCCCACCATTAGCATTTTGTGCTCTGCTACTGGAGTTATCTTCTTGTCGTGGATGAGTTTTCAGGAAATCTtggaatttcttaatttcttatatgCTATAGGAATGCTTCTTGAGTTTGCTGCTTTTATAAAATTGAGAATGAAGAAGCCAGATCTTCATAGACCTTATAAAGTTCCATTGGGAACATTTGGGGTGACGATGCTTTGCTTGCCTCCTGCATTGATGCTTGTTCTTGTTATGTGCTTGGCCTCTTTGAAGACATTTTTAGTCAGTGGTGCAGTAATAATCATAGGGTTTTTACTGTATCCTACTTTAGTTCATGCAAAGGATAGGAAATGGACACAATTTGATGCAGAACAACCTCCCTTGCCTATCAATAACTCTATGGAAGACCATTTAGATGAGTCACACTCACAATTGCATCAAGAAGTTCAAGATGAGGCTTCGGTTGGTCTTCTTTCAAAGTTGTCAACTACTACGACAAAACAAGAAtcatctgaaatttttttggaagaagaCTTGAAATCAGACTAG
- the LOC142642438 gene encoding uncharacterized protein LOC142642438, whose translation MGKMLPNQNFSRIDTAELKALIFRKVGHERAEKYFDQLRSLFSSKVSKSQFDKFCIRTIGRENIPLHNRLIKAILKNACVAKVPPPRGIRKLGSALDVKTSNGYQRNCLQSLYGDAFPPSPRKGRSPVNRDRKFKDRPSPLGPHGKPQSVVCEELVSKAQEQQSATELVSLGSRPPVEVASVEDGEEVEQMAGSPGVQSRSPVTAPFGISMNLAGARKSLCNVSVCNDYHPETCQNSGELSDTRSLRSRLQRKLEMEGMNVSVDYVNLLNNALDVYLKRLIEPCLGLALSRGGNNHYKQQNHQFLPGFSQMFPGRYMQRAERSTHASMSDFRAAMELNPQILGEDWTIQLEKICLRDSEE comes from the coding sequence atgggaaaaatgTTGCCCAATCAAAACTTTTCCAGAATTGACACTGCAGAGCTTAAAGCTTTGATATTTAGAAAGGTTGGGCATGAGAGAGCTGAGAAGTACTTTGATCAGCTTAGAAGTTTATTCAGTTCCAAGGTTAGCAAGAGTCAATTTGATAAATTCTGCATTCGGACGATTGGGAGGGAAAATATCCCTCTTCACAACCGGCTTATAAAAGCGATTCTCAAGAATGCTTGTGTAGCCAAAGTTCCACCGCCGAGAGGTATTAGGAAATTGGGAAGTGCCCTTGACGTAAAAACTTCAAATGGGTATCAGAGAAATTGTCTCCAATCGCTTTATGGGGATGCCTTTCCTCCTTCTCCTCGCAAGGGAAGGTCACCGGTTAATAGGGATCGCAAGTTTAAGGACCGCCCTAGTCCTCTTGGGCCACATGGGAAACCCCAAAGTGTTGTGTGTGAGGAATTGGTTTCTAAAGCACAAGAGCAGCAAAGTGCGACTGAATTGGTTTCTCTTGGTAGCAGACCTCCGGTTGAAGTTGCATCTGTTGAAGATGGTGAAGAGGTTGAACAAATGGCAGGGAGCCCAGGTGTTCAAAGTAGAAGTCCTGTAACAGCTCCGTTTGGTATATCCATGAATTTGGCTGGTGCTCGTAAATCTCTTTGTAATGTATCTGTATGTAATGATTATCATCCAGAGACCTGTCAGAACAGTGGTGAGCTATCTGATACAAGATCATTAAGAAGTCGTTTGCAGCGCAAGTTGGAGATGGAGGGCATGAACGTCTCAGTGGATTATGTTAATCTGTTGAATAATGCATTAGATGTGTATTTGAAGAGATTGATTGAGCCATGTTTGGGTTTAGCACTGTCAAGGGGTGGAAATAATCACTATAAACAACAAAACCATCAATTCCTTCCTGGTTTTAGTCAGATGTTTCCTGGTAGATACATGCAAAGAGCAGAAAGATCTACTCACGCGTCCATGTCTGATTTTCGTGCTGCTATGGAATTGAATCCCCAAATACTTGGAGAAGATTGGACCATACAGCTTGAGAAGATTTGCTTGCGTGATTCTGAAGAATGA